Proteins encoded together in one Vallitalea longa window:
- a CDS encoding SMI1/KNR4 family protein codes for MKFDRYEKQYLQSYITILDSCYIDNIQETLLTTTNKDIMDKKKVTLKMLISKFDNNSDMQSEVLNFEKRYNVTLPKQYKEFLHKYNGGFTPKTKFKVGKISSNIRNFYGIGNVKVNLETLGLNEWIDKGILPIACDSFGNYIVIGLKSYNEGKIYFWNHEEGTKVDYIIDDLFGFVDLCKSEKISDASKRTIKEREDALIAKGRGSIITDDLREMWQKEIDKYGNMNQEEVIMD; via the coding sequence CATAACAATATTAGATTCATGTTATATAGACAATATACAGGAAACTTTATTAACAACTACTAATAAAGATATTATGGATAAGAAGAAGGTTACACTAAAAATGTTAATTTCTAAATTTGATAATAATAGTGATATGCAAAGTGAAGTTTTGAATTTTGAGAAGAGATATAATGTTACTTTGCCTAAACAATACAAAGAATTTTTACACAAATATAATGGTGGATTTACACCAAAAACAAAATTTAAAGTAGGCAAAATATCATCTAATATACGTAATTTTTACGGTATTGGAAATGTAAAAGTAAATCTTGAAACGTTAGGATTAAATGAATGGATAGACAAAGGGATATTACCTATAGCTTGTGATTCATTTGGAAACTATATTGTTATTGGACTAAAAAGTTATAATGAGGGGAAAATATATTTCTGGAATCATGAAGAGGGTACAAAAGTAGATTATATTATAGATGATTTATTTGGATTTGTGGATTTATGTAAAAGTGAAAAAATTAGTGATGCTTCAAAACGAACAATAAAAGAAAGAGAAGATGCATTAATTGCAAAAGGTAGAGGGAGTATTATTACAGATGATTTAAGAGAAATGTGGCAAAAGGAAATAGATAAATATGGTAATATGAATCAAGAAGAGGTGATAATGGATTGA